The Falsibacillus pallidus genome has a segment encoding these proteins:
- the mtnA gene encoding S-methyl-5-thioribose-1-phosphate isomerase, which translates to MNANTSFHIPTSIQWQDNRLSILNQQELPHKEEYLDLFEIEDVFEAILTLKVRGAPAIGIAGAFGLAMAALKYETDELGVFFSQLERDKEYLLSSRPTAVNLSWALERLYHLALQSSSVNEAKTELLHEAIKIQAEDEDMCRKIGENALTLLDPSHPVMTICNAGSIATAKYGTALAPFHIAMEKGKQFKVFACETRPLLQGARLTVWELLKSGVDATLITDSMAAYTIQEKNIKAIIVGADRIARNGDTANKIGTFGLALLAQAFQIPFYVAAPSSTFDLSIETGKEIPIEERKAEEITHFSGIPSAPADARVFNPAFDVTPGHLITAIITENGILKPDYKDSISQLFSELQ; encoded by the coding sequence ATGAATGCAAATACATCGTTCCACATCCCAACTTCAATTCAATGGCAGGATAATAGACTTTCTATCCTTAATCAGCAGGAGCTTCCACATAAAGAGGAATATCTGGATCTCTTTGAGATAGAGGATGTGTTTGAAGCCATTTTGACACTAAAAGTGAGAGGCGCGCCTGCCATAGGAATCGCTGGGGCATTCGGACTGGCAATGGCTGCCTTAAAATATGAAACTGATGAATTAGGAGTCTTCTTCAGTCAATTGGAAAGAGACAAAGAATATTTACTTTCAAGCAGGCCCACTGCCGTGAATTTATCCTGGGCTCTCGAAAGGCTCTATCACCTTGCTCTCCAATCGAGCAGTGTCAATGAAGCAAAGACCGAATTACTGCATGAAGCCATCAAAATCCAGGCAGAAGACGAGGATATGTGCCGGAAAATTGGAGAGAATGCTCTTACATTGCTTGATCCTTCCCATCCGGTGATGACGATATGCAATGCCGGGTCGATTGCCACGGCAAAATACGGGACGGCTCTGGCGCCTTTCCATATTGCTATGGAGAAAGGTAAGCAATTCAAAGTGTTCGCCTGTGAAACAAGGCCTCTTCTCCAAGGTGCAAGGCTTACGGTATGGGAGCTGCTAAAGTCAGGCGTGGATGCCACATTGATCACAGACAGCATGGCTGCTTATACCATTCAGGAAAAAAATATAAAAGCCATCATTGTCGGTGCAGACAGAATTGCCCGCAATGGAGACACTGCCAATAAAATTGGCACATTTGGACTCGCCTTGCTTGCTCAAGCATTCCAAATACCATTTTACGTGGCCGCTCCCTCTTCAACTTTTGATCTAAGCATCGAAACAGGAAAAGAGATTCCGATTGAAGAGAGAAAGGCAGAGGAAATTACTCATTTCAGCGGTATTCCTTCTGCCCCTGCCGATGCGAGGGTGTTTAACCCCGCTTTTGATGTCACTCCCGGCCATTTGATCACAGCCATTATTACAGAGAATGGGATATTGAAGCCTGATTATAAGGATTCAATTTCACAACTGTTTTCAGAACTTCAATAA
- a CDS encoding GNAT family N-acetyltransferase translates to MIEFIDNHWEQREIELGIMNSNPAYNLLVNGREVLSEDDIQKEYEESKKLKTERYLVKIDGKALGVIDFCPLNLNDQMPWLGLLVMHRSVQANGLGKEVYIEFEKQLKKRNFNVIRLGVIEGNKKACGFWKSIGFSPYDEKMLNGKAIYCFQKDINR, encoded by the coding sequence ATGATAGAATTTATCGACAACCATTGGGAGCAAAGGGAAATAGAATTAGGAATCATGAATTCCAATCCCGCCTATAATTTACTTGTCAATGGCAGAGAAGTATTATCAGAGGATGATATTCAAAAGGAATATGAAGAAAGTAAGAAGCTGAAAACGGAGAGATATTTGGTAAAAATCGATGGAAAAGCGCTTGGCGTCATAGATTTCTGCCCATTGAATCTGAATGATCAAATGCCATGGCTCGGTCTACTAGTCATGCATCGTTCCGTTCAAGCAAATGGGCTTGGAAAAGAAGTCTACATTGAATTTGAGAAGCAGCTGAAGAAGAGGAACTTCAATGTAATCAGATTAGGTGTCATTGAGGGAAATAAGAAAGCATGCGGATTTTGGAAGTCGATCGGATTTTCCCCATACGACGAAAAGATGCTGAATGGGAAAGCAATCTATTGTTTTCAAAAGGATATTAATCGATAG
- a CDS encoding metalloregulator ArsR/SmtB family transcription factor, translating into MQLDKIVSFHKAMGDPTRIRIISLLAQGPLHGQAIAGKLGLTPPTISHHLSKLRDISLVYQRRDKNTIYYQLNQKLLKQHSNALLTYCLEDKGEEEPMDKLLKEKQAVINNFFTKDGKLKSIPAQRKKKLYVFEHIVSGLEKGRKYPEKEINEYIKKFHEDFATIRREFIINHYMYRENGIYELNPTEMWAKTEG; encoded by the coding sequence ATGCAGCTGGATAAAATAGTTTCCTTCCATAAAGCTATGGGGGATCCGACAAGGATAAGGATTATAAGTCTTCTTGCACAAGGACCGCTCCACGGCCAGGCAATTGCAGGAAAGCTGGGGCTTACCCCTCCTACGATTTCACATCACTTGAGCAAACTGAGGGATATTAGCCTCGTCTATCAACGCAGGGATAAGAATACGATCTATTACCAATTGAATCAAAAATTATTGAAGCAGCACTCAAATGCATTATTGACTTATTGTCTTGAGGATAAGGGGGAAGAGGAACCGATGGATAAGTTATTGAAAGAAAAGCAGGCAGTCATTAATAACTTCTTTACCAAAGATGGAAAGCTGAAGTCCATACCGGCACAAAGGAAAAAGAAATTATATGTCTTTGAACATATTGTAAGCGGACTTGAAAAAGGGAGAAAATATCCCGAAAAAGAAATCAATGAATATATTAAAAAGTTTCATGAAGACTTCGCAACAATCCGAAGGGAATTCATCATCAATCATTACATGTACCGTGAAAACGGAATCTATGAGTTAAACCCAACGGAAATGTGGGCAAAGACAGAGGGATGA
- a CDS encoding PAS domain-containing sensor histidine kinase translates to MSNSLNSSSPLVQFHKNNWIGSDKLKDQTQILFQSISSTVSDAVIVTDSEGNIQFINQCAERLLNEESNYIMERNIEFYFNAIPSIIKKYHVDQLSEQGYVEDEVLLTRSCGAKIHIKLKVYRDRDNGWDIFHLCDISKEKEIEREDQRNQQMLYNIFTQAADSIIIFKNNGTIINVNPVFCKKVNLGRDQILGQKVLKFIPEGFHQKMEKINGYIEQNKKVRGEIPIIHGSGLSVMEFNVSPNIFQGLHMAILRDITEKRQMEIKLKRSEEQFEDLFEETIDAIVFWDQDGKIMRVNKAALSIFECTEQEIIGSILCDFLYEKDNKFYKVMKEFQEIGSIRDELLFLMPNGQLKHLEFTARMHPIDGYNITIFRNVSERYQMEKDLRESETKFRKVFEGTLDGMLLWDQNYKLIDMNPVAQTILNCSKSFHKDMDIRELINENEETKKEFRSHMKKLAKYGKANQMFIYKDPDANLKHLEISTKCNLLTNMNLTVIRDVTEKMEMEEQLRKSDTLNVVGELAAGIAHEIRNPMTALKGFIQLLENSMEKTDGGQEMYFNVISSELKRIESIITEFLVLAKPQAIHYLEYDVRKIMTDTIELLNAQALMHGVEFEVHLEEDLPSIFCEPNQLKQVFINIIKNAIEVMPKGGTITIHMNKADQDAIKISIQDEGSGIPHDKIRKLGEPFYTTKDRGTGLGLMVSFKIIKEHKGHVEVKSALGKGTTFHITLPTT, encoded by the coding sequence GTGTCAAACTCATTGAACAGCAGCAGCCCGCTTGTCCAATTCCATAAAAATAATTGGATTGGGTCTGACAAGCTGAAAGACCAGACTCAAATATTGTTTCAATCCATTTCATCGACTGTAAGCGATGCAGTGATAGTCACTGACTCAGAGGGAAATATTCAATTTATCAATCAGTGTGCGGAAAGGCTGCTGAATGAAGAGTCTAACTATATTATGGAAAGGAATATCGAATTTTATTTTAATGCGATTCCCTCCATCATTAAAAAATACCATGTTGACCAATTATCTGAACAGGGCTATGTGGAGGATGAAGTTTTGCTTACAAGGTCCTGCGGGGCCAAGATTCATATCAAGCTGAAAGTATATCGGGACAGGGATAATGGCTGGGATATCTTTCACTTATGCGATATTTCAAAAGAAAAAGAAATCGAACGTGAAGACCAGAGGAACCAGCAAATGCTTTACAATATCTTCACTCAGGCAGCTGACAGCATCATCATTTTTAAAAATAACGGGACGATTATTAATGTGAATCCTGTCTTTTGTAAAAAGGTGAATCTCGGGCGGGATCAAATACTTGGTCAAAAAGTACTGAAATTCATTCCTGAAGGCTTTCATCAGAAGATGGAGAAAATCAATGGATATATTGAGCAGAACAAGAAAGTCAGGGGAGAAATCCCCATTATCCATGGCAGCGGACTCTCAGTTATGGAGTTCAATGTAAGCCCGAATATATTCCAGGGGCTGCACATGGCGATTTTACGGGATATCACAGAGAAAAGACAAATGGAAATCAAATTGAAAAGAAGCGAAGAGCAATTTGAGGATTTGTTTGAAGAAACCATTGATGCCATTGTCTTCTGGGATCAAGACGGAAAAATCATGAGGGTGAATAAGGCGGCTCTTTCAATATTTGAGTGTACCGAACAAGAAATTATAGGATCGATTCTATGCGATTTCTTATATGAAAAAGACAATAAGTTTTATAAGGTCATGAAAGAATTCCAGGAAATTGGATCCATAAGGGATGAATTGCTCTTTTTAATGCCTAATGGACAGCTCAAACATCTGGAGTTCACTGCAAGGATGCATCCCATTGATGGATACAACATTACGATTTTCAGGAATGTCAGTGAACGCTATCAGATGGAAAAGGACTTAAGGGAAAGCGAGACGAAATTCAGGAAGGTATTCGAGGGCACTTTGGATGGAATGCTTCTTTGGGACCAAAATTATAAATTGATTGATATGAACCCAGTAGCCCAAACCATATTGAATTGTTCAAAGAGTTTTCATAAAGACATGGATATCCGCGAGCTCATTAATGAAAACGAGGAGACAAAAAAGGAATTTCGTTCACATATGAAAAAATTGGCCAAGTACGGGAAGGCCAATCAGATGTTTATTTACAAAGATCCAGATGCTAATTTGAAACATTTAGAAATCTCCACGAAATGTAATCTGCTGACAAATATGAACTTAACGGTGATCAGGGATGTCACAGAGAAAATGGAGATGGAAGAACAACTGAGAAAATCAGATACCTTGAACGTTGTTGGAGAGCTTGCTGCAGGAATTGCACATGAAATCAGAAACCCAATGACCGCATTGAAGGGATTCATTCAACTACTGGAAAACAGCATGGAAAAAACAGATGGCGGCCAAGAAATGTATTTCAATGTCATTTCTTCAGAGCTGAAGCGGATTGAATCCATTATCACTGAGTTCCTGGTCCTGGCTAAACCGCAGGCAATTCATTATCTCGAATATGATGTGAGAAAAATCATGACAGACACAATCGAGCTCCTGAATGCACAGGCATTGATGCATGGGGTGGAATTCGAAGTACACCTTGAAGAAGATCTTCCGTCAATCTTCTGTGAGCCGAACCAGCTCAAACAGGTATTTATCAACATCATAAAAAATGCGATTGAGGTCATGCCAAAAGGTGGTACGATTACAATCCACATGAACAAAGCAGATCAGGATGCTATCAAGATTTCCATTCAGGATGAAGGTTCGGGCATTCCACACGATAAGATCAGGAAGCTTGGCGAACCATTCTACACGACAAAGGATAGGGGGACTGGTTTGGGATTGATGGTCAGCTTTAAAATCATCAAAGAACATAAAGGCCATGTGGAGGTAAAAAGTGCATTGGGGAAAGGGACGACCTTTCATATCACGCTTCCAACTACATAA
- a CDS encoding acyltransferase family protein, translating into MEKRDYYFDNAKFILILFVVFGHLIQSYIDKNSIIEAVYKFIYTFHMPAFILVSGYFAKGFYNKGYIWKLTKKLILPYLIFQTIYTVFYYYLYDKSTFAVDPLNPQWALWFLLSLFCWNLLLLAFAKLKPIPSLALAFAIGLLVGYFDWISNYLSLSRTFVFFPLFLLGYFMDRKTFSRLTETKSKIFTSVIILTVLVSMYLFPDWNEKWLLGSKPYDVLGAEVPYSALLRAGVYILNIVMVLCFFSYVPDKKYFFTKWGKNTLYVYLLHGFLIKTFRESDVSNHYSFDIGTYVILALVSFMLSILLSSKFITSLTQPVIELRANKWKKFKERFKVGFLHLKRMLGN; encoded by the coding sequence ATGGAAAAACGGGACTATTACTTTGATAATGCTAAATTTATCTTAATCCTCTTTGTTGTCTTTGGACATCTTATTCAATCGTATATCGATAAAAACTCCATCATTGAAGCGGTATATAAATTTATTTATACATTCCACATGCCCGCTTTCATATTGGTGTCAGGTTACTTTGCAAAAGGCTTCTATAATAAAGGGTATATTTGGAAACTGACAAAGAAATTGATTTTGCCTTATCTGATCTTCCAAACCATTTATACCGTTTTTTATTACTACCTGTACGATAAATCCACTTTTGCAGTAGATCCCTTAAATCCTCAGTGGGCACTATGGTTTTTGCTAAGTTTGTTTTGCTGGAACTTGCTATTATTGGCTTTTGCCAAGCTAAAACCAATTCCTTCATTGGCATTGGCATTTGCCATTGGGCTGTTAGTAGGGTATTTCGACTGGATTTCAAATTATTTAAGCCTTTCACGAACATTCGTATTCTTTCCGCTGTTTTTACTTGGCTACTTCATGGATCGAAAAACATTCAGCAGGCTGACAGAAACGAAATCCAAAATATTCACGTCAGTTATTATCCTTACGGTATTGGTCAGCATGTATCTCTTCCCAGATTGGAACGAGAAATGGCTGCTTGGTTCAAAGCCATATGATGTGCTCGGTGCAGAAGTTCCCTACAGTGCTCTGCTGCGTGCAGGAGTTTATATTCTTAACATCGTTATGGTGCTTTGCTTCTTTTCATATGTACCTGATAAGAAATATTTCTTCACAAAATGGGGTAAAAACACCTTGTATGTCTATTTGCTGCACGGATTCCTCATTAAGACTTTCAGAGAAAGTGACGTTTCCAACCATTATTCATTCGATATCGGCACCTATGTGATACTGGCTCTTGTATCCTTCATGCTCTCGATCTTGTTATCAAGCAAGTTCATTACATCCTTGACGCAGCCTGTTATAGAATTGAGAGCAAATAAATGGAAAAAGTTCAAAGAACGATTTAAAGTAGGCTTCCTTCATTTAAAAAGGATGCTCGGCAACTAA
- a CDS encoding B12-binding domain-containing radical SAM protein: MKIVLSTLNAKYIHMNLALRCLKSFAQPEFEAEIAEYTIKDPSMNIVSDLFSKKPDVIGFSCYIWNIEETITVIKMLKKIMPSVKIVLGGPEVSYDVIYWLERIPEADFIVIGEGEETFKQLLVELSGSMEISNVPGIGYMKEGKPAINPQRNKLDLRELPSPFRFEEDIPHLSKRVIYIETSRGCPFRCQFCLSSIEVGVRYFDREKIKEDIRYLMNNGAKTIKFVDRTFNISRSYAMEMFQFLIDEHLPGTVFQFEITADIMRPEVIEFLNQTAPAGLFRFEIGVQSTNDSTNELVMRKQNFQKLTRTVSMVKDGGKIDQHLDLIAGLPEEDYHSFRKTFNDVFALRAEELQLGFLKMLRGTGLRIRADEHQYIYMDHSPYEILGNNVLSFDDIVRIKQVEDVLEKYWNDHRVDETIEYLVTNVFESPFDFFQAFGSYWDSQGWSRIGHQLEDLFKRLSLFLQEVYPSSLDVVEGLMMFDYIQNQKYKPRKPWWTHKLSKSEKSEIYQSILSDPEIFGEEFMQLHLNEKDLYKHTMLELVPFNAGKYFNTNEVEKESTIMLVYFQPASGKPTVYFAPLKEIKTTSAV; this comes from the coding sequence ATGAAAATAGTGCTTAGTACACTGAATGCTAAATATATTCATATGAATTTGGCTTTGAGGTGCCTAAAATCATTTGCACAGCCCGAGTTTGAGGCTGAAATTGCTGAATATACCATTAAAGATCCTTCAATGAATATCGTTTCAGATTTGTTTTCCAAGAAACCTGATGTCATTGGATTCAGCTGTTACATCTGGAATATAGAAGAAACGATCACGGTTATCAAGATGCTGAAGAAAATCATGCCTTCTGTAAAAATTGTATTAGGCGGACCGGAAGTTTCTTATGACGTAATTTATTGGCTGGAAAGAATCCCTGAAGCTGACTTTATCGTAATCGGAGAAGGAGAAGAAACATTCAAGCAGCTTTTGGTGGAATTATCCGGATCGATGGAAATTTCAAATGTGCCGGGTATTGGCTATATGAAGGAAGGAAAGCCTGCCATCAACCCGCAGAGAAACAAATTGGACTTGAGGGAGCTGCCATCCCCTTTCCGTTTTGAAGAAGACATCCCGCATTTGTCAAAAAGGGTCATTTATATTGAAACAAGCCGTGGCTGCCCATTCAGATGCCAATTCTGTCTATCCTCCATTGAAGTGGGTGTCAGGTATTTTGATCGGGAAAAAATTAAAGAAGATATCCGCTATTTGATGAATAATGGTGCAAAGACCATTAAATTCGTCGATCGGACATTCAATATCAGCCGCAGCTACGCGATGGAAATGTTCCAATTTTTAATTGACGAACATCTCCCTGGAACAGTATTTCAATTTGAAATCACTGCGGACATCATGAGGCCAGAAGTCATTGAGTTCTTAAATCAAACAGCTCCAGCTGGATTATTCCGTTTTGAAATTGGGGTGCAATCCACTAATGACTCTACAAATGAACTGGTGATGAGAAAACAAAACTTCCAGAAGTTGACCAGAACAGTCAGCATGGTGAAAGACGGAGGAAAGATCGATCAGCATCTGGACTTGATTGCCGGATTGCCTGAAGAAGACTACCACTCATTCAGGAAGACTTTCAATGATGTATTTGCATTGAGAGCGGAAGAACTGCAGCTTGGATTCTTGAAGATGCTGCGTGGTACCGGTCTGAGGATACGAGCGGATGAACATCAATATATTTACATGGACCATTCCCCTTATGAAATCTTGGGCAATAATGTCTTGAGCTTTGATGATATCGTCAGGATCAAACAAGTCGAGGATGTGTTGGAGAAGTACTGGAATGACCATCGTGTGGATGAGACCATTGAATATTTGGTGACGAATGTATTTGAAAGTCCATTCGATTTCTTCCAAGCGTTTGGTTCATATTGGGACAGCCAGGGCTGGTCAAGAATTGGACATCAGCTTGAGGACCTTTTCAAACGCTTAAGCCTCTTCCTTCAAGAAGTATATCCATCTTCCCTTGATGTAGTTGAAGGTCTTATGATGTTTGACTACATTCAAAACCAAAAATACAAGCCAAGAAAACCTTGGTGGACACATAAACTAAGTAAGAGTGAGAAGTCAGAGATCTATCAATCCATCTTGTCAGACCCGGAAATTTTCGGAGAAGAATTCATGCAGCTGCACTTGAATGAAAAAGACTTGTATAAACACACCATGCTTGAACTTGTCCCATTCAACGCAGGAAAATATTTCAATACAAATGAAGTGGAAAAAGAGAGCACGATCATGCTTGTCTACTTCCAGCCTGCAAGTGGAAAACCTACCGTCTATTTTGCTCCATTAAAGGAAATTAAGACTACATCTGCTGTATAA
- a CDS encoding TrkH family potassium uptake protein, with protein MSLKLKIRGLSPAQAIVVFYLLAVTVSTILLSLPIARHPKAHWSFLDAIFVAASAVSVTGLSTVDISETFNTLGIFILMFVLQFGGIGIMTLGTFIWLILRKKIGLKERQLIMTDQNQTSLSGLVRLLREILSLILLIELAGAAILGLYFLKYYPTWEEALLHGLFASVSATTNAGFDITGSSLFMYKHDYFVQIINMLLLILGAIGFPVLIETKDYFFNRKKPKRNHFSLYTKLTTFTFFALIIIGTLGIIILEWDHFFKGKSWHESLFYALFQSVTTRNGGLATLDVNEFSRPTILLLCVLMFIGASPSSVGGGIRTTTFAINVLTLYHFSRGRKTIKVFRREVMEDDIIKSYVVSFTAFLICSFSVIIMSYTEKHQSILSIMFEVCSAFGTTGLSLGITPELSVVGKWIIIILMFIGRVGILSFLFMFGKEEAVKYRYPKERVIIG; from the coding sequence ATGTCATTAAAGTTAAAAATCAGAGGATTATCCCCTGCACAAGCAATCGTAGTATTTTATCTCCTTGCAGTGACCGTTTCTACCATCCTGCTCAGTCTCCCAATTGCACGACATCCAAAAGCACATTGGAGTTTTCTCGACGCGATATTTGTTGCGGCAAGTGCAGTGAGCGTCACAGGGCTTTCTACAGTCGATATTTCAGAAACATTTAATACGCTTGGGATTTTTATTCTTATGTTTGTCCTCCAATTCGGAGGGATCGGGATTATGACACTTGGAACATTTATTTGGCTTATCCTTCGCAAGAAAATTGGATTGAAAGAACGTCAGCTGATTATGACGGATCAAAATCAGACGAGTCTTTCTGGTCTAGTAAGGTTATTAAGGGAAATACTCAGTTTGATTCTACTGATTGAATTGGCTGGAGCCGCCATTTTAGGGCTTTACTTTTTAAAGTATTATCCCACGTGGGAAGAGGCTCTTCTGCACGGCCTTTTTGCTTCTGTCAGTGCAACGACGAATGCCGGATTCGACATAACCGGATCATCCTTATTTATGTACAAACATGATTATTTTGTCCAGATTATCAATATGCTTTTGTTAATATTAGGCGCCATTGGATTTCCTGTTCTAATTGAAACAAAAGATTATTTCTTTAATCGTAAAAAACCTAAGAGGAACCATTTTTCTCTATATACCAAGTTGACCACATTCACATTTTTCGCCCTAATCATCATTGGAACATTAGGCATTATCATATTGGAATGGGACCACTTCTTCAAAGGGAAGTCATGGCACGAAAGCTTATTTTATGCACTTTTCCAATCAGTAACAACCAGAAACGGCGGTCTTGCTACTCTCGATGTCAATGAATTTTCCAGACCAACCATCCTTCTCCTGTGCGTACTTATGTTCATCGGTGCATCACCGAGTTCTGTCGGTGGTGGTATTCGTACGACAACCTTTGCCATCAATGTGTTGACCCTCTATCACTTTTCTAGAGGGAGAAAAACCATCAAGGTATTCAGAAGAGAAGTAATGGAAGATGATATCATAAAATCTTATGTTGTCAGTTTTACTGCATTTCTTATTTGTTCTTTTTCAGTCATCATCATGTCATATACTGAAAAACATCAGTCGATTTTATCCATTATGTTCGAGGTCTGTTCAGCGTTTGGAACGACGGGCTTGTCCCTCGGCATCACCCCGGAGCTTTCAGTAGTTGGAAAATGGATCATCATCATTCTTATGTTCATTGGAAGAGTGGGGATTTTATCCTTCTTATTCATGTTCGGGAAGGAAGAAGCAGTAAAATACCGCTACCCAAAAGAAAGGGTCATCATCGGATAG
- a CDS encoding alpha/beta-type small acid-soluble spore protein gives MANRNKLIVPGVEQYLDQIKYEIAQEFGVTLSSDTAARANGSVGGEITKRLVKQAQSQLKGQ, from the coding sequence ATGGCAAACAGAAATAAATTGATTGTCCCTGGTGTTGAACAATATTTGGATCAAATCAAATATGAAATCGCACAAGAATTCGGCGTCACTTTAAGCTCTGATACTGCTGCACGTGCAAACGGTTCTGTCGGCGGTGAAATCACAAAGCGCTTGGTTAAACAAGCACAATCTCAGCTAAAAGGCCAATAA
- a CDS encoding anti-sigma factor domain-containing protein produces the protein MNKKGIIMDIKEDYLIMLTADGQFLKGQKERRTYEIGEEVSFFSYEGSKRKKINAAFSKWMTKSGMAAASAAVIMLAFLLLQPFFYEEEVYAYVSIDINPSIELNINKGMKVIEAHAYNNDGKRILKNIDLKKHQSIKAAAIQIMEESKKEGYLKPQHNIVIATVPGEKATNGFTKSLNDAITTLESETKALDAHLVAIKGTPQERKDAAAKGLTTGKYLKEQNEKALTEKENPEKIKTKVPPKKKEAEPKQQKSPSEQNKGAANKGEAPSSKGNGKEAVIPRNNKNQNNPGQQKKNGSTTSNHPFNPGNGSEKNKNVYPPKNDGDFGKGHEWNHHEKNDGNRHSNKDEGHGNSWGKKGHNWNPEGHDEHGQGKGNSRENHRD, from the coding sequence ATGAATAAAAAGGGAATCATCATGGATATTAAAGAAGATTACCTTATCATGCTCACTGCGGACGGCCAATTTCTGAAGGGGCAGAAAGAAAGGCGTACGTATGAGATAGGAGAAGAAGTTTCTTTTTTTTCTTATGAGGGGTCTAAGAGGAAAAAGATCAATGCAGCATTCTCAAAATGGATGACAAAATCCGGAATGGCTGCTGCTTCAGCTGCAGTTATCATGTTGGCATTCCTGCTGCTGCAGCCATTTTTTTATGAAGAAGAAGTATACGCGTACGTATCAATTGATATAAATCCAAGCATTGAATTAAATATTAATAAAGGTATGAAAGTCATTGAAGCACATGCCTACAATAACGATGGCAAACGCATCTTGAAAAATATTGATTTGAAGAAGCACCAATCCATCAAGGCAGCTGCTATTCAAATCATGGAAGAGAGCAAAAAAGAGGGATATTTAAAACCGCAACATAATATTGTGATTGCGACAGTTCCTGGTGAAAAAGCTACTAATGGCTTTACGAAGTCCTTAAACGATGCCATAACAACCCTCGAAAGTGAAACAAAAGCATTGGATGCCCACTTGGTTGCCATTAAAGGGACGCCACAAGAAAGAAAAGATGCAGCCGCAAAAGGTCTAACAACAGGAAAATATTTAAAAGAGCAAAATGAAAAAGCTCTAACAGAGAAAGAAAATCCTGAAAAAATAAAGACAAAAGTACCACCGAAAAAGAAAGAGGCTGAGCCAAAACAGCAAAAAAGTCCTTCTGAACAAAATAAGGGAGCAGCAAATAAAGGGGAAGCACCTTCATCAAAAGGCAATGGAAAAGAAGCCGTCATTCCTCGGAACAACAAGAATCAAAATAATCCCGGTCAGCAAAAAAAGAATGGATCTACAACTAGTAATCATCCTTTCAATCCGGGGAATGGTTCAGAGAAAAATAAAAATGTGTATCCGCCAAAAAATGATGGAGACTTCGGCAAGGGACATGAGTGGAACCACCATGAAAAGAACGATGGGAACCGTCATTCAAACAAGGATGAAGGGCACGGAAACAGCTGGGGCAAGAAGGGGCATAACTGGAATCCAGAAGGTCATGATGAACACGGGCAAGGCAAAGGGAACTCTAGAGAAAATCATAGAGATTGA
- the sigI gene encoding RNA polymerase sigma factor SigI yields the protein MLGLLFMARKKKKSLEELAVEIQNGNDDAVTEVLQSYKPFVKKTVSSVCKKYITESDDEFSIGLMAFHDSILKFNQDKGNSLLSFSEVIIKRKVIDYIRKNGKYNDISLAVSPFEKEEDQSNGTLEETLSFEEYKKKKEQELRKEEIIRYQQTLLEFDLSLDELMNESPKHEDARINAIGVAQIVAGTDEFKNYLFEKKRLPIKKIEEHVNVSRKTIERNRKYIISVVLILSGDFIFLKDYLKGRLGL from the coding sequence ATGCTGGGTTTATTGTTCATGGCTCGCAAAAAGAAAAAATCGTTGGAAGAATTAGCCGTGGAAATACAAAATGGCAATGATGATGCAGTTACAGAAGTTCTGCAGTCCTACAAGCCATTTGTCAAAAAAACGGTTTCCTCTGTATGCAAAAAATACATCACAGAAAGCGATGATGAATTCAGCATTGGACTCATGGCGTTCCATGATTCGATACTGAAATTCAATCAAGACAAAGGAAACTCTCTTTTAAGCTTTTCAGAAGTCATCATTAAGAGAAAAGTAATCGATTATATCCGTAAAAATGGGAAGTACAATGATATCAGTTTGGCTGTAAGCCCGTTTGAAAAAGAAGAAGACCAATCGAATGGGACACTTGAAGAAACACTATCGTTTGAGGAATATAAAAAGAAAAAAGAGCAAGAGCTCCGTAAAGAAGAGATAATTCGCTACCAGCAGACTCTATTGGAGTTTGACTTGTCACTGGACGAATTGATGAATGAGTCTCCAAAGCATGAAGATGCCCGCATCAATGCAATTGGGGTTGCACAGATCGTTGCAGGGACAGATGAATTTAAAAATTACCTCTTTGAAAAAAAGAGGCTGCCTATAAAGAAAATAGAAGAGCATGTAAATGTCAGCCGGAAAACAATAGAGAGAAACCGGAAGTATATCATTTCAGTCGTATTGATATTATCAGGGGATTTTATATTTTTAAAGGATTATTTAAAAGGGCGGTTAGGCTTATGA